The Candidatus Kapaibacterium sp. genome has a segment encoding these proteins:
- a CDS encoding carbohydrate binding domain-containing protein, whose translation MRRCALLLFAPIAVEAQPLLNPYPFQPAYWETIETRWLSLPQFSMSSDTGWLQVRDGDFVDSRGNPIRFVGAVLNLTACFPDSATAIRVASRLRALGFNAVALRGIDISTWNAASILRPGTTSSALDSQQMRRLDWFIAQLKRQGFRILLMLHSLWTPRREDGVARWDSIPWGGKAVLYIDPAFQRRYRQIVRMFMEHVNPYTGRAYKDEPAIAWVLLSDENSLFYYWTINYLHRPASTFISEHHSRQLDTLFNLFLRRKYGSDAAVRSAWFTPPADTQNGIRDGGFEDEFNPSWVFGFNGAVAQALYRPSELDKREGRYAALVRIARTDGSPGSVYLYTGTRTVFGRLYELSFWARASHAPRRIRFLVYNGEFPYQGLGLSIDTALTATWQEYRFRFRASDSAAAARLLFYFGQDTGDVFLDAVQLRMLNEVPLRTGESLLNFSIARSLYNDLVGTSLPRMRDNVEFYTELQREYYESMYRLLRDTLKYRGIIIGGTLLSRLNDLWSMQRMDATAELAGWDYRRNRSQPQGSWFIANTPMLGHLYGGTIAELAHAAVRNKPTLAFYIMPFPSAHMGEMVTLIPAYAAYHGWDAVFFLYGADAVDSYSLPMIAQNRHYDLWANSAVMCLVPSASAAYRAGLISPARETIWLNQTRHALLHPHWQQSQFWLQYSTDHRIALFRRVVFDSLSAQQQTMLPHRYIPELTQSPIDVSNLLSDTEELLWNARDTLFTVSTPRYIAATGRLRGILQFGDIRVERLDSGYTGTISWLSLDTARLDSARWSLLTLSTRACNDSAIWEGNVSIWQGWGKAPVLLEGMRVRLSWRSSADTIRVYGLDSTGRLAFGPLEPVRLPNGRVSLTIDQSLPLQRTPWFVIEQVWRRPEPPPDTTEDTTGTRVLPPSIVELPILHLFGPQPVRDDAAVEFWLPPTLAPAALELVTPTGDVRTLWHGQSDGTWRILHLPSLASGTYWLTLRSGTLWQRKAFVVLR comes from the coding sequence ATGCGCCGTTGCGCATTGCTACTTTTTGCACCGATAGCAGTAGAAGCGCAGCCACTGCTGAATCCGTATCCCTTCCAGCCAGCTTACTGGGAGACCATAGAGACTCGCTGGCTCTCATTACCGCAGTTCTCGATGTCCTCTGACACCGGCTGGCTGCAGGTGCGGGACGGTGACTTCGTAGACTCTCGAGGCAACCCAATCCGCTTCGTCGGAGCGGTGCTCAACCTAACGGCCTGTTTTCCCGATAGCGCCACGGCCATCCGGGTGGCCTCGCGGCTCCGCGCTCTCGGGTTCAACGCGGTCGCCCTGCGGGGCATAGACATCTCAACGTGGAATGCTGCCAGCATTCTACGGCCCGGCACAACCTCTTCTGCTCTAGACTCGCAACAGATGCGGCGCTTGGACTGGTTCATCGCCCAACTCAAACGCCAAGGCTTCCGCATCCTCCTGATGCTCCACTCCCTCTGGACGCCACGCCGAGAAGACGGAGTTGCGCGATGGGACTCCATTCCGTGGGGCGGGAAAGCCGTGCTCTACATCGACCCAGCGTTCCAGCGGCGCTACCGACAGATTGTGCGCATGTTCATGGAGCACGTCAACCCATATACTGGACGCGCGTACAAAGACGAACCGGCCATCGCCTGGGTTCTGCTCAGCGACGAGAACTCGCTCTTCTACTACTGGACCATCAACTACCTCCACCGCCCGGCCAGCACCTTCATCTCTGAGCACCACAGCCGACAGCTGGACACGTTGTTCAACCTATTCCTGCGCCGCAAGTACGGCAGCGACGCCGCGGTCCGTAGTGCCTGGTTCACCCCACCAGCAGACACGCAGAATGGCATCCGAGATGGTGGCTTTGAGGACGAGTTCAATCCGTCGTGGGTCTTCGGATTCAATGGGGCAGTTGCGCAAGCCCTCTACCGCCCTTCAGAGCTTGACAAGCGCGAGGGACGCTACGCTGCCTTGGTCCGGATTGCACGAACGGATGGCTCGCCTGGCTCCGTCTACTTGTACACAGGGACGCGGACGGTCTTCGGAAGGCTCTACGAGCTGAGCTTCTGGGCACGAGCCTCCCATGCGCCTCGGCGAATCCGCTTCCTGGTCTACAACGGAGAGTTCCCATACCAAGGCCTGGGGCTATCCATCGATACAGCGCTAACAGCAACCTGGCAGGAGTACCGCTTCCGTTTCCGCGCCAGTGACTCGGCTGCCGCAGCTCGACTCCTCTTCTACTTTGGGCAGGACACAGGCGACGTCTTCCTGGATGCTGTCCAACTACGGATGCTCAACGAAGTCCCACTACGGACTGGCGAATCGCTCCTCAACTTCTCGATTGCCCGCTCGCTCTACAACGACTTGGTCGGGACATCCCTCCCACGCATGCGCGATAATGTAGAGTTCTACACCGAGCTGCAGCGGGAGTACTACGAGAGCATGTACCGCCTCCTACGGGATACGCTCAAGTACCGTGGCATCATCATCGGTGGGACCCTACTGAGCCGGCTGAACGACCTCTGGAGCATGCAGCGGATGGACGCCACCGCAGAGCTAGCTGGCTGGGACTATCGGCGTAACCGCTCCCAGCCCCAAGGGAGCTGGTTCATCGCCAACACGCCGATGCTAGGCCACCTCTACGGCGGGACTATCGCTGAACTGGCCCATGCAGCCGTTCGCAACAAGCCCACGCTGGCCTTCTACATCATGCCCTTCCCCTCGGCCCACATGGGCGAAATGGTGACCCTCATCCCTGCCTATGCGGCGTACCACGGTTGGGATGCCGTCTTCTTCCTCTATGGAGCTGATGCCGTCGACAGCTACAGCCTCCCAATGATTGCGCAGAACAGGCACTATGACCTCTGGGCAAACAGCGCTGTGATGTGCCTCGTCCCCTCCGCCTCCGCTGCATACCGAGCGGGCCTCATCTCCCCGGCTCGCGAGACCATTTGGCTCAATCAGACCCGACATGCCCTACTACACCCACACTGGCAGCAGAGCCAGTTCTGGCTCCAGTACAGCACCGACCACCGCATTGCCCTCTTCCGCCGTGTTGTCTTCGACAGCCTCTCGGCACAGCAGCAGACAATGCTCCCCCACCGTTACATCCCAGAGCTCACTCAGTCCCCCATCGACGTCAGCAACCTGCTCTCTGACACCGAGGAGCTACTCTGGAACGCTCGCGATACCCTCTTCACTGTCTCCACTCCTCGCTACATCGCTGCTACAGGTCGCCTACGCGGCATCTTGCAATTCGGCGACATCCGTGTAGAGCGGCTCGATAGTGGTTACACTGGGACCATAAGCTGGCTCTCTTTGGACACCGCTCGCTTGGACAGCGCACGCTGGTCGCTGTTGACGCTCAGCACTAGAGCCTGCAACGATAGCGCTATCTGGGAGGGGAATGTTTCAATCTGGCAGGGATGGGGGAAAGCGCCTGTGCTCTTAGAGGGGATGCGAGTGCGCTTGTCGTGGCGCAGCAGCGCAGATACAATCCGCGTCTACGGTCTTGACTCGACCGGCCGGCTCGCCTTCGGTCCCTTGGAGCCTGTACGACTGCCGAACGGTCGTGTCAGCCTCACTATAGACCAGAGTTTGCCGTTGCAGCGGACGCCATGGTTTGTAATCGAGCAGGTTTGGCGGAGACCGGAACCGCCGCCCGATACGACTGAGGACACCACTGGCACCCGCGTATTGCCTCCAAGCATTGTCGAGCTTCCCATCCTCCACCTCTTTGGACCGCAGCCGGTTCGGGACGATGCAGCGGTAGAGTTCTGGCTACCCCCAACACTTGCTCCTGCCGCTTTAGAGCTGGTCACTCCGACAGGGGATGTCCGCACGCTCTGGCATGGGCAATCTGATGGAACATGGCGTATCCTCCACTTGCCCTCGCTTGCCTCAGGAACATACTGGCTCACCTTGCGCTCCGGGACGCTCTGGCAGCGCAAGGCCTTTGTAGTCCTGCGCTAA
- a CDS encoding class I SAM-dependent methyltransferase — protein sequence MTSAEELCTVVQQADDIDAANKYYWAYQFRLGHEVLVPQLRAWGVFKPGTTVAEIGCAEAGVLMAFVLAGAKAALGTDIAASRLHAARLIADRANIEVELSLHDVLQDPIPERWQGQYELILLRDVLEHLEDPAEALRRLRTLLRAGGFVFITFPPYPSPYGGHQHLLKTFWGKLPYIHLLPDSLFEHLIASGQEPDRSEVHRLRRIRLSLPTMLQIAKSAGYRIVAEEHYLLRPVFRYRFGRFLPTPRITPLARRIPSLAQYFCMEAGYLLQWSGTGS from the coding sequence ATGACCTCCGCAGAGGAACTCTGTACCGTCGTCCAGCAGGCCGACGATATTGATGCTGCCAACAAGTACTATTGGGCCTATCAGTTCCGCTTAGGGCACGAGGTACTAGTCCCGCAGCTTCGCGCGTGGGGCGTCTTCAAGCCTGGAACTACCGTCGCTGAGATCGGCTGCGCCGAAGCAGGCGTCCTTATGGCATTCGTGCTTGCAGGGGCGAAGGCAGCCTTGGGAACGGATATCGCCGCCTCCCGCCTCCATGCTGCTCGCCTCATTGCTGACCGAGCCAACATAGAGGTGGAGCTGAGCCTCCACGACGTCCTACAAGACCCCATCCCTGAACGGTGGCAGGGCCAATACGAGCTCATCCTCCTCCGCGACGTCCTCGAGCACCTGGAGGACCCTGCAGAAGCGCTTCGTCGCCTCCGTACCCTCCTCCGAGCCGGAGGCTTCGTCTTCATCACCTTCCCGCCGTACCCCTCCCCATACGGCGGCCACCAACACTTGCTGAAGACCTTTTGGGGCAAACTGCCGTACATCCACCTACTGCCCGACAGTCTCTTCGAGCACTTAATCGCCTCCGGGCAGGAGCCCGATCGAAGCGAGGTCCACCGTCTCCGCCGCATCCGGCTCTCGCTACCCACAATGCTGCAGATTGCCAAAAGTGCTGGCTATCGGATCGTTGCAGAAGAACACTACCTACTGCGGCCGGTCTTCCGGTATCGATTCGGCCGCTTCCTACCTACGCCTCGGATCACACCACTGGCTCGTCGCATCCCGAGCCTAGCCCAGTACTTCTGCATGGAGGCCGGCTACCTACTGCAATGGAGCGGCACCGGGTCCTAG
- a CDS encoding NAD(+)/NADH kinase, whose amino-acid sequence MKQRIGLFPNLQNPEAVRWAEYSAQRLIELGAEVCLPTEVVHHFARETIVQALVHPLEHLGDIADTIVTFGGDGTMLTAAQRFLLSGVPLMGVNVGKLGFLAEFSVDELDAALEALLHGDYRIVHRTVLEAEAHGQRWYALNDIVVEKHASPRMVQLRAFINEHHIADYRADGLIVTTPTGSTAYSLSCGGPIIAPNARVLCLTPICPHTLTLRSLVIPDDCHIRVEVLSNDGAVLVPDGQCQEPLRAGEVVTVRLAPHVLKLVKHAESSYFDLLRRKLLWAADAIGSESLR is encoded by the coding sequence ATGAAGCAGCGTATTGGCCTCTTTCCCAATCTCCAGAACCCTGAAGCTGTCCGGTGGGCAGAGTACAGCGCCCAGAGACTCATAGAGCTTGGAGCTGAGGTATGCCTCCCTACGGAAGTGGTCCACCACTTTGCTCGCGAGACCATCGTGCAGGCTCTCGTCCATCCGCTAGAGCATCTCGGCGACATAGCCGACACCATCGTGACTTTCGGTGGTGACGGCACGATGCTAACAGCAGCCCAACGCTTCCTGCTCAGCGGCGTGCCTCTCATGGGGGTCAATGTAGGCAAGCTGGGCTTCCTGGCGGAGTTCAGCGTCGACGAACTCGATGCCGCTCTGGAAGCCTTACTCCACGGGGACTACCGGATTGTCCACCGCACGGTCCTAGAAGCCGAAGCCCACGGTCAGCGCTGGTACGCCCTCAATGACATCGTGGTCGAAAAGCATGCCTCCCCACGCATGGTGCAACTACGGGCCTTCATCAACGAGCACCACATTGCTGACTACCGCGCCGATGGGCTTATCGTTACTACTCCCACAGGTTCGACGGCATACTCCCTCTCCTGTGGCGGCCCAATCATCGCACCGAACGCCCGGGTTCTGTGCCTGACCCCAATCTGTCCACACACGCTGACACTCCGCTCGCTAGTAATCCCCGACGACTGCCACATTCGCGTCGAGGTGCTCTCGAACGACGGTGCTGTTTTGGTCCCCGACGGGCAGTGCCAAGAGCCCCTTAGAGCTGGCGAGGTCGTCACTGTTCGACTCGCTCCGCATGTACTCAAGCTCGTCAAGCATGCCGAGAGCTCTTACTTCGATCTCCTACGCCGCAAGCTACTCTGGGCTGCTGACGCCATCGGGAGCGAGTCGCTCCGCTGA
- the lpdA gene encoding dihydrolipoyl dehydrogenase, which translates to MNRHQCDVVVIGAGPGGYVAAIRAAQLRLRTICVERDRLGGICLNWGCIPTKALLRSAEQMHFLRRAAEFGFSIDTPKFDFSRIIERSRQVAERMSNGIAYLFRKYGVQHLRGTATIADVGQVEVRDEGGTVTDRIECRHIIVATGARPRMLPGIEVDRERILTSTEAMVLQEPPESLIIIGAGAIGVEFAYFYNAFGTKVTLIELLPRILPNEDEEVSRELERHFKKEGIQILTSTKVVAAKRKGKGVVVTVETSDGRQQTLTADMALNAVGVQGNVEDLGLERLGVQVERSFIKVDPYLRTNVPGIYAIGDVAGPPWLAHKASAEGIVCVEAIAGHNPLPVDYSNIPACTYCQPQVASIGMTEQQAREAGYELKIGKFPFSASGKAWSIGEARGFVKLIFDARYGELLGAHMIGPDVTELIAELGVVRTLEGTARTIFRTVHAHPTLSEAIMEAAAVAYDEAVNF; encoded by the coding sequence ATGAACCGCCATCAGTGTGATGTCGTCGTGATTGGAGCTGGACCGGGCGGCTATGTAGCCGCAATCCGGGCTGCGCAGCTACGACTCCGGACCATCTGCGTTGAACGGGATCGGCTCGGCGGAATCTGCCTGAATTGGGGCTGCATCCCCACGAAGGCCCTCCTCCGGAGCGCTGAGCAGATGCACTTCCTACGGCGAGCAGCAGAGTTCGGCTTCAGCATCGACACTCCGAAGTTCGACTTCTCACGAATCATCGAGCGTAGCCGACAAGTTGCTGAACGCATGTCGAACGGGATCGCTTATCTGTTCCGCAAGTACGGCGTCCAGCACCTCCGCGGAACAGCCACCATAGCTGACGTAGGGCAGGTAGAGGTCCGAGACGAAGGCGGCACAGTAACTGACCGGATTGAATGCCGTCACATCATCGTGGCCACTGGCGCACGCCCTCGCATGCTCCCAGGCATAGAAGTAGACCGGGAGCGTATCCTCACCAGCACTGAGGCGATGGTACTCCAAGAGCCTCCGGAGTCGCTCATCATCATCGGTGCAGGCGCCATCGGTGTAGAGTTCGCCTACTTCTACAACGCCTTCGGCACAAAGGTCACCCTCATAGAGCTTCTGCCACGCATCCTTCCGAACGAGGACGAAGAGGTCTCTCGCGAACTGGAGCGCCACTTCAAGAAGGAGGGCATCCAAATCCTGACCTCCACGAAAGTCGTTGCCGCCAAGCGGAAGGGGAAAGGGGTAGTCGTTACTGTCGAAACGAGCGACGGTCGCCAGCAGACACTCACAGCGGACATGGCGCTCAACGCCGTTGGCGTCCAGGGAAACGTGGAGGACTTGGGGCTGGAACGGTTGGGAGTACAGGTAGAGCGCAGCTTCATCAAGGTAGACCCCTACCTGCGCACGAATGTGCCAGGTATCTACGCAATCGGTGACGTTGCCGGCCCGCCCTGGTTAGCGCACAAAGCCTCTGCGGAAGGGATCGTCTGCGTAGAGGCGATCGCAGGCCACAATCCGTTGCCTGTAGACTACTCTAACATCCCAGCCTGCACATACTGTCAACCCCAAGTTGCTAGCATTGGCATGACGGAGCAGCAGGCCCGTGAAGCAGGATACGAGCTGAAGATCGGGAAGTTCCCCTTCTCTGCCAGTGGCAAAGCTTGGAGCATAGGGGAGGCACGAGGCTTCGTGAAGCTCATCTTCGACGCCCGCTACGGAGAACTCTTGGGGGCGCACATGATTGGACCCGACGTGACAGAACTCATCGCTGAGCTTGGGGTTGTCCGGACGCTGGAAGGGACGGCACGGACCATCTTCCGGACCGTCCATGCCCACCCGACACTTAGCGAAGCAATCATGGAAGCTGCCGCCGTAGCCTATGACGAGGCCGTCAACTTCTGA
- a CDS encoding exonuclease domain-containing protein, producing MAATSLWDARYVVVDVETTGSNPSHHRIMEIACLVVEEGTITERFVSLVNPHQPVPPSISALTGITNGMLANAPEESDVFRHVLRLLAAPDTIFVAHNAAFDWKFLQSTFQRLGYGGLEEVARLCTYRLARRLLPPTVRRLGLDGLIAHFNLRIPRRHRAEPDAEATAQILLHLLRLAASQGYNSPAELLRLQHAPHRHLYIPQHLRRQLNEVPEAPGVYSFYDFPLLQ from the coding sequence ATGGCAGCAACCAGCCTTTGGGATGCTCGCTATGTCGTTGTGGATGTTGAGACGACCGGCTCTAACCCATCCCACCACCGTATCATGGAAATTGCTTGCCTCGTGGTGGAGGAGGGTACCATCACAGAGCGCTTCGTCTCCCTTGTCAATCCGCACCAGCCGGTCCCGCCGAGTATCTCGGCTCTAACGGGCATCACGAATGGCATGCTCGCGAATGCCCCAGAAGAGAGCGACGTCTTCCGGCACGTTCTCAGGCTCCTTGCAGCACCGGACACTATCTTCGTCGCCCACAATGCTGCCTTCGACTGGAAGTTCCTGCAGAGTACCTTCCAGCGCCTGGGGTACGGTGGCTTAGAAGAGGTAGCTCGGCTATGCACGTATCGTCTGGCCCGCAGACTTCTTCCCCCGACAGTTCGCCGCTTAGGTCTGGATGGGCTCATCGCACACTTCAACCTCCGCATCCCAAGGCGACATCGTGCGGAGCCGGACGCAGAGGCGACGGCCCAGATCCTACTCCACCTCCTGCGCCTCGCAGCCTCACAAGGGTACAACTCACCGGCAGAGCTTCTACGACTCCAGCATGCCCCACACCGTCATCTCTACATCCCACAGCACCTCCGACGGCAACTGAACGAGGTACCCGAAGCCCCCGGAGTCTACAGCTTCTACGACTTCCCACTTTTGCAGTGA
- a CDS encoding glycosyltransferase, whose product MERHRVLVIAYYFPPSGGPGVQRVLKYVRYLPEFGWEPVVLTVRDGEFPARDPSLLEEVPPSIHVERTRILEPYSLYRRLTRRQTPIDIHVLTTSRRNAKLSERLSEWIRATFFIPDARVGWLLTAVPAGKRLIRQFGIRALYSSSPPYTCSLIARQLKRWSGLPWIAGFRDPWTGFLTTPHRWWLPARIDRRLELSVFTEADLVECAWEGIAEDALQKYPHLPREKFTHIPNGFDPADYPPPPRERNSRFTITYTGSLYGRRNPKTLLQALELLFQRSVLSPKDVRLQIVGRCGEEVLDTLRQSPFSAAVELVSYVAHRESLQYVVSSDLLLLVVDEAEDSHRIVPGKVFEYLGSGKPILAIAPHNSAVERLLQETGTGAVADRHEAERCADIVERVYSAWKHSGPPAFTPRWDAIRKYERRTAAQRLAELLTTLTRTQPR is encoded by the coding sequence ATGGAGCGGCACCGGGTCCTAGTAATCGCCTACTATTTCCCGCCCTCCGGCGGTCCAGGCGTCCAACGCGTCCTCAAGTACGTCAGGTATCTTCCGGAATTCGGGTGGGAGCCTGTGGTCCTAACCGTTCGCGATGGCGAATTCCCTGCTCGCGACCCCAGCCTCTTGGAGGAGGTACCCCCAAGCATCCACGTAGAGCGCACGCGAATCCTGGAACCCTACAGCCTCTATCGCCGCTTGACTCGACGGCAAACGCCTATCGACATCCACGTCCTGACCACCTCTAGACGGAACGCCAAACTGTCTGAGCGGCTCTCCGAATGGATTCGAGCGACCTTCTTCATCCCGGACGCTCGCGTCGGCTGGCTCCTAACAGCCGTTCCTGCTGGCAAGCGCCTGATTCGCCAGTTCGGAATTCGTGCCCTCTATAGCTCATCGCCTCCGTACACATGTTCCCTCATTGCCCGCCAGCTCAAACGCTGGAGCGGCCTCCCGTGGATAGCCGGCTTCCGTGACCCCTGGACGGGCTTTCTGACAACCCCCCACCGATGGTGGCTCCCCGCCCGCATTGACCGACGCCTTGAGCTGAGTGTCTTCACCGAGGCCGATCTCGTGGAGTGCGCTTGGGAAGGGATCGCTGAAGATGCGCTCCAGAAGTACCCTCACCTGCCTCGAGAAAAGTTCACCCACATCCCGAACGGCTTCGATCCTGCCGACTACCCCCCACCACCGCGGGAGCGCAACAGCCGATTCACCATCACCTACACCGGCTCCCTCTACGGGCGCCGCAATCCCAAGACGCTCCTCCAAGCACTGGAGCTTCTCTTCCAGCGTAGCGTGCTCTCCCCCAAAGATGTCCGTCTCCAGATCGTTGGCCGCTGTGGGGAGGAAGTCCTGGATACCCTCCGCCAATCTCCTTTTTCCGCTGCCGTAGAGCTTGTCTCCTACGTCGCTCACCGAGAGAGCCTGCAGTATGTCGTTAGCTCTGACCTCCTGCTGTTAGTGGTAGACGAGGCGGAAGACAGCCATCGAATCGTCCCAGGCAAAGTCTTCGAGTATCTCGGCTCTGGGAAGCCCATCTTGGCGATTGCTCCGCACAACAGCGCTGTAGAACGCCTACTCCAAGAGACCGGCACCGGAGCCGTTGCTGACCGACATGAAGCGGAGCGCTGCGCCGACATCGTGGAACGGGTCTACTCGGCATGGAAACACAGCGGTCCCCCAGCCTTCACCCCACGCTGGGATGCGATCCGCAAATACGAGCGCAGAACTGCTGCCCAACGACTGGCAGAGCTGCTCACCACCCTCACCCGCACGCAGCCCCGGTAA
- a CDS encoding DASS family sodium-coupled anion symporter — protein MRGEGSEPTTVVYGSVRWWLGAVFGVAGFAGMLVIPPLAPILQVLAEMGVPSESAAVAALSIQRTLGLVWWMLWWWVGEVVPLPVTALLPALVGPLLGLVQLQDGRVQSVPVRTFLQGYADPIVLLFLGTFVLAEALREYGIDRRWALWLLRRPWVVRSPRRLLFAVMVGSAAVSMWMNNTATAAMFMPVAVGIMLHLRSRREQDAARLGLALTLGVAWAASIGGMMTIVGTAPNGIAVGVLRQYGVEVGFLEWMRYGLPAGAILLLLAWMVLSASMRHSQKSSQNAWGQLEQDVGRAAPIGKGARRVLAVFATVVALWLCVPLLSGWLPGLKGVDVWSIALLGAAALFLLPSGERSGSLLEWGAVQRIDWGTLLLFGGGLSLSGLLVATGTAAVLTHLLARALSGVPPVVVLGLLLLAANLATELMSNTALAALLLPLVVPLLSTLGVPVEPATVVLAMVTSCAFMLPVATPPNAIAYATQLVPLPQMVRRGIAMNIVSTLVLAALAWLL, from the coding sequence ATGAGGGGAGAAGGATCCGAACCCACGACGGTCGTGTATGGCTCTGTGCGATGGTGGCTTGGAGCAGTGTTCGGGGTCGCCGGCTTTGCTGGCATGCTGGTGATTCCTCCGTTAGCACCAATTCTGCAAGTGCTGGCAGAAATGGGGGTTCCTTCAGAGTCTGCTGCCGTCGCTGCCTTGAGCATCCAGCGCACTCTAGGGCTGGTGTGGTGGATGCTTTGGTGGTGGGTTGGAGAGGTCGTGCCGCTGCCCGTCACGGCGCTGCTGCCAGCTCTCGTGGGGCCCCTGTTAGGATTGGTGCAGCTCCAGGACGGGCGGGTTCAGTCGGTTCCTGTGCGAACATTCCTACAGGGGTATGCGGATCCCATCGTGCTCTTGTTCTTGGGTACCTTCGTGCTGGCGGAGGCTCTGCGGGAGTATGGAATTGACCGGCGCTGGGCACTGTGGCTGTTGAGGCGTCCGTGGGTAGTGCGTTCCCCGCGCCGGCTGCTGTTTGCTGTGATGGTAGGGAGCGCGGCAGTCTCCATGTGGATGAACAACACCGCTACAGCAGCTATGTTCATGCCGGTAGCCGTCGGGATTATGCTTCACCTGCGGTCGAGACGAGAGCAGGACGCTGCGAGGCTTGGACTGGCACTGACGCTCGGCGTAGCCTGGGCTGCGTCCATTGGCGGGATGATGACTATCGTGGGAACGGCCCCCAACGGGATTGCTGTCGGAGTCCTCCGGCAGTACGGCGTAGAGGTAGGGTTTCTGGAGTGGATGCGGTACGGGCTACCGGCAGGGGCCATCCTTCTCTTGCTGGCCTGGATGGTGCTCTCAGCTTCTATGCGTCACTCCCAGAAGTCGTCACAGAATGCCTGGGGACAGCTTGAGCAGGATGTAGGGCGTGCGGCCCCAATCGGGAAGGGAGCTCGTCGAGTGTTGGCGGTCTTTGCAACAGTCGTTGCGCTATGGTTGTGTGTCCCGCTGCTGAGTGGATGGCTCCCGGGATTGAAGGGTGTTGACGTCTGGAGCATAGCGCTGCTTGGTGCGGCAGCCCTGTTCCTCCTCCCTTCGGGTGAACGCTCAGGAAGCCTTCTGGAGTGGGGTGCAGTGCAGAGGATTGACTGGGGGACTCTACTCCTCTTCGGTGGCGGGTTAAGCCTCTCAGGATTGCTGGTTGCAACGGGAACTGCTGCCGTGCTCACGCACCTTCTGGCACGGGCTCTCTCAGGGGTACCACCGGTTGTCGTCCTAGGGCTTCTCCTGTTGGCAGCAAACCTCGCCACTGAGCTGATGTCCAACACGGCGTTGGCAGCGCTCTTGCTGCCACTCGTGGTTCCCTTGCTGAGTACTCTTGGTGTACCCGTGGAGCCAGCAACCGTAGTACTGGCGATGGTCACCTCCTGTGCCTTCATGTTGCCGGTCGCTACCCCACCCAACGCGATTGCATACGCTACGCAATTAGTCCCGCTTCCGCAGATGGTACGCCGAGGGATTGCAATGAACATTGTCTCGACGCTCGTTCTTGCGGCCCTAGCATGGCTGCTGTGA
- a CDS encoding MoxR family ATPase, whose product MSSELQRLERLAEAIAKLREQIARVIVGQQEIIEQLLIALFARGHCLIIGVPGLAKTLLVRTVAQALALKFSRIQFTPDLMPSDIVGTEVLEENLATGEKRFRFVRGPIFANVVLADEINRTPPKTQSALLEAMQEYSVTAAGVTYRLEEPFFVLATQNPIEQEGTYPLPEAQLDRFMFNLWIDYPSFEEEVEIVQRTTADIEPQVETVLTASEIVEYQHLIRRIPVADHVVEYAVRLVRASRPQNGALPVVREYLRYGAGPRASQYLILGAKARAALYGRFTPSVEDVRAVALPVLRHRMVLNFAAEADNITPVMLVQRLLEAVG is encoded by the coding sequence ATGAGCAGTGAACTGCAGCGTTTGGAGCGCTTGGCTGAAGCTATCGCGAAGCTGCGTGAACAGATTGCGCGGGTCATCGTTGGCCAGCAGGAGATCATCGAGCAGCTCCTCATTGCCCTCTTTGCCCGTGGGCACTGCCTCATCATTGGGGTCCCAGGGCTGGCAAAGACGCTTCTAGTACGGACCGTAGCCCAGGCATTGGCGCTGAAGTTCAGTCGTATCCAGTTCACCCCTGACCTCATGCCCAGTGACATTGTGGGGACGGAGGTCCTGGAGGAGAATCTGGCTACAGGTGAGAAGCGCTTCCGCTTCGTCCGCGGTCCTATCTTTGCCAACGTCGTCCTGGCAGATGAGATCAACCGCACACCTCCCAAGACCCAGTCAGCCCTGTTAGAAGCAATGCAGGAGTACAGCGTCACAGCCGCTGGTGTTACCTACCGCCTGGAGGAGCCCTTCTTCGTGTTGGCCACGCAGAATCCCATCGAGCAGGAAGGAACCTATCCGCTACCGGAAGCGCAGCTTGACCGCTTCATGTTCAACCTCTGGATTGACTACCCTAGCTTCGAGGAGGAGGTAGAGATTGTGCAGCGCACCACTGCCGACATCGAACCGCAGGTGGAGACTGTTTTGACAGCCTCCGAGATTGTGGAGTACCAGCATCTCATCCGCCGTATTCCGGTGGCTGACCACGTCGTGGAGTACGCTGTTCGGCTGGTTCGGGCGAGCCGGCCCCAGAACGGGGCGCTACCTGTGGTTCGGGAATACTTGCGATATGGCGCAGGCCCTCGGGCTTCGCAGTACCTCATCCTTGGCGCCAAGGCACGGGCTGCGCTCTACGGCCGTTTTACCCCATCCGTGGAGGATGTCCGGGCAGTAGCGCTGCCGGTTCTACGGCATCGCATGGTGCTGAACTTTGCTGCTGAGGCCGACAACATCACCCCGGTGATGTTGGTCCAACGCCTTTTAGAGGCGGTCGGATGA